A genomic region of Phragmites australis chromosome 2, lpPhrAust1.1, whole genome shotgun sequence contains the following coding sequences:
- the LOC133908329 gene encoding uncharacterized protein LOC133908329: protein MKRKQRASAADADEPSQAPLPLESFSGDVFTALTARYGRSAAPQHRHVLASAAAIRSILLDDGLPLTPASYLLAAVSSLRATGPADPAAASALASLLVILLPHIPSSPSSLAPAAASESASALAAFLSSPDASQLPTGTVRSVVKSLGHLTLHLDAASDWGDVAAPLEALLAASVSQRAKVRKCAQESAEKLFAYLEQSGCAKKASNAAIGMFENHISSARSLINLDSDVSEVNETEAAHMLGAMVVFVPYLSKKARMRVFSEAYQLLSSSFTPLTRHVLKLLGILLDHLKAENAESEVESLVSLVVAYLPYDEKKPDDTIVSALHLMKSCLDKLVGRPKLWMEALPVALEAVSGYLILGRKCSDDIAKVLQDCIDSYIDRNVFVTNGSQLTNCGVEGLSDQAVMKSICLSINNRLQTCSYPLDSILTIVLVLFLKLGESSYVFMKDILLTLSQFSMKLDKESHLKNVEECIGAAVIAVGPDKILSLIPITFDEDRLTCSNTWLLPILEKYMYGAPLQHFLEHIVPLAKSVQNASNRVKKSRKRKDLQSWTDQLWNLLPAFCRYPIDVHHSFSSLSKLLVEMLKCDECLYKPAVKALQQLVDGTRRLSSSDQDVDIDMELSALFSLKHNNFNYSCLERCSKEGACKALKVLASHSANLLCTFADYFFESSLEKRAYLKDALRCLAPLSSSANISELFVSLVKRFDLEDAPLDPESLECQTNEVDGKDEKTTDAATGLNDKRSVLLELISTLTEAADEDLLDIFFGFIKSSLLNSSRSCDNKALIALSIILKEHNGYSLTRLDEIMMLLHGVKSDLDNAVLESQLLCYQYLLVHMIKVNEESTSKKAFLILNDLILTLKSKKESRRLAYDVLLAISTALRSSESNSADSDLQRLFTMVMGYLSSPSPHIVSGAVAALSLLIYNDANFCMEVPNLIPSVLVLLKHKAIEVTKASLGFVKVLVTSLQSEKLLNLQADIMSGILPYSSVTKHHFKGKVVLILEILIRKCGFDAINLVTPEMYKAFVRSVEEGRKGNYNPADGAESEAPDHTQHDVKRRKRVASNAETGQEETPSRPPSKSWSAGKKQAKDFHFKKGAGRGNSHVAKSQQSKASGGKGDRTNFKSKSKWQPGNSQRNRGDKSPGSNKRTRGGMFNKRQNRGSRASGHSYIERPSWLKKKISKLRFSPVNTPGPTFPLNSPWLESPAQPERSRASNAAAAAASEGCLVVSATMAVAAPGQLNLDETPSWGSRSVDCFEKLEQIGEGTYGQVYMAKETDTNEIVALKKIRMDNEREGFPITAIREIKILKKLHHQNVIKLKEIVTSPGPERDDQGKPIEGNKYKGSIYMVFEYMDHDLTGLADRPGMRFTVPQIKCYMRQLLTGLHYCHVNQVLHRDIKGSNLLIDNEGNLKLADFGLARSFSSDHNGNLTNRVITLWYRPPELLLGSTKYGPAVDMWSVGCIFAELLNGKPILPGKNEPEQLNKIFELCGTPDDLIWPGVTKMPWYNNFKPSRPIKRRVKEFFKHFDRHALDLLEKMLTLDPSQRISAKDALDAEYFWTDPLPCDPKSLPKYEASHEFQTKKKRQQQRQAEEAAKRQKIQHPPPHSRLPPIQQPGQPHSQIRPGQGMHNAPPVAAGPSHHYAKPRGPGGPNRYPQGGNQSGGYNPNRGGGQGGGYGSGPYPQQGRGPPPYPGGGMGGAGGPRGGGGSGYGAGGPNYPQSGPYGASGPSRGPNYPQGGSRNQQQYGNWQ, encoded by the exons ATGAAGCGGAAGCAGAGAGCCTCGGCGGCTGACGCCGACGAGCCCTCCCAGGCCCCGCTCCCTCTCGAATCCTTCTCGGGCGATGTCTTCACAGCTCTCACCGCGCGCTACGGCCGCTCCGCCGCCCCGCAGCACCGCCACGTCCTCGCCTCTGCCGCCGCCATCCGCTCCATCCTCCTCGACGACGGCCTCCCGCTTACCCCCGCATCCTACCTCCTCGCAGCCGTCTCGTCTCTCCGAGCCACTGGCCCCGccgaccccgccgccgcctccgccctcGCTTCTCTTCTCGTCATCCTCCTGCCCCACATcccatcctccccctcctccctcgCGCCAGCCGCCGCCTCCGAATCTGCCTCCGCACTCGCCGCCTTCCTCTCCTCACCCGATGCCTCCCAGCTCCCCACCGGTACCGTGCGCTCCGTGGTCAAGTCACTCGGCCACTTGACCCTCCATCTCGACGCTGCATCTGATTGGGGTGATGTGGCGGCGCCTCTTGAAGCTCTCCTCGCGGCTTCTGTGAGCCAGCGGGCCAAG GTTCGAAAATGTGCGCAGGAGAGTGCCGAAAAACTATTTGCATACTTGGAACAGTCTGGTTGTGCGAAGAAAGCTAGCAATGCTGCAATTGGCATGTTTGAGAATCACATTTCTTCAGCGCGAAGTCTTATCAATTTGGATTCAGATGTTTCTGAGGTTAATGAGACAGAAGCGGCTCATATGCTAGGTGCAATGGTAGTTTTTGTTCCATATCTATCGaagaaggcaaggatgagggtTTTCTCAGAAGCTTATCAGCTATTGAGTTCTAGTTTTACCCCACTTACGAGGCATGTACTTAAACTTTTGGGAATCTTGTTGGATCATCTGAAGGCTGAGAATGCTGAATCAGAGGTGGAGAGTCTTGTATCCTTGGTCGTTGCTTACTTGCCTTATGATGAGAAGAAGCCTGATGATACTATTGTCTCAGCATTGCACCTAATGAAAAGTTGCTTGGACAAACTTGTTGGTCGCCCAAAATTGTGGATGGAGGCTCTTCCAGTTGCCTTGGAGGCAGTTTCAG GATACTTAATTCTGGGGAGAAAATGTTCTGATGATATAGCAAAAGTGTTACAAGACTGTATTGACTCTTATATCGACCGAAATGTTTTTGTCACTAATGGATCACAGCTAACCAACTGTGGTGTTGAGGGTTTGAGCGATCAAGCTGTCATGAAATCAATCTGTTTATCAATCAATAACAGACTTCAGACATGTTCTTATCCTCTGGACAGTATCTTAACAATAGTCTTGGTTTTGTTTCTCAAACTTG GGGAGAGTTCTTATGTCTTTATGAAAGATATTCTACTTACCTTGTCACAGTTTTCTATGAAACTAGACAAAGAATCACATCTGAAGAAT GTTGAAGAGTGCATTGGAGCAGCAGTGATTGCTGTGGGACCAGATAAAATCCTTTCATTAATTCCAATAACTTTTGATGAAGACAGGTTGACATGCTCAAATACTTGGCTTCTACCCATTTTGGAAAAGTATATGTATGGAGCCCCGCTGCAACATTTTCTAGAGCATATTGTACCACTAGCAAAATCTGTACAAAATGCTTCTAACAGGG TCAAGAAATCACGGAAACGTAAAGACTTGCAATCTTGGACTGATCAACTATGGAACTTGCTCCCTGCCTTCTGCCGCTATCCCATTGATGTACATCACAGTTTTAGTTCCCTGTCCAAGTTGCTGGTTGAAATGTTGAAGTGCGATGAGTGTCTGTACAAACCTGCTGTTAAAGCCCTGCAG cAACTTGTAGATGGAACTAGAAGACTAAGTAGCAGCGATCAAGATGTTGATATCGATATGGAACTTTCAGCCTTGTTCTCCTTGAAACATAATAATTTCAACTATTCATGTTTGGAGAGGTGCTCCAAAGAAGGTGCCTGCAAGGCGTTGAAAGTTCTGGCATCACATTCTGCAAATCTTCTTTGCACTTTTGCAGACTATTTCTTTGAATCCTCACTGGAAAAGCGTGCTTATCTGAAG GATGCTTTGAGATGCCTGGCTCCACTTTCCAGTAGCGCAAACATAAGTGAACTTTTTGTTTCACTAGTCAAAAGGTTTGATTTAGAAGATGCTCCACTGGATCCAGAGAGTCTAGAATGTCAAACTAATGAGGTAGATGGAAAGGATGAAAAGACTACTGATGCAGCAACGGGGCTAAATGATAAAAG GTCTGTTCTATTGGAACTCATTTCCACGTTGACTGAAGCTGCTGATGAAGATTTACTTGATATATTCTTTGGATTTATTAAGTCTTCTTTGCTG AACAGCAGCAGGTCCTGTGACAACAAAGCTCTCATCGCATTAAGCATAATTCTGAAG GAACACAATGGGTACTCTTTGACCCGTTTGGATGAAATAATGATGTTGCTTCATGGAGTAAAGTCAGATTTGGATAATGCAGTTTTAGAAAGCCAATTATTATGCTACCAGTATTTATTGGTTCACATGATTAAG GTTAATGAAGAGAGCACCAGCAAGAAGGCATTCTTGATTCTAAATGATCTAATACTCACGCTAAAG TCTAAGAAAGAAAGTAGAAGATTAGCATACGATGTTCTCCTGGCAATTAGTACTGCCTTGAGGAGTTCCGAGTCAAATAGTGCAGACTCAGATCTTCAACGACTGTTCACAATG GTAATGGGATATCTTTCTAGTCCATCGCCTCACATTGTGAGTGGAGCAGTAGCTGCACTATCCTTGCTTATATATAATGATGCGAATTTTTGCATGGAAGTTCCAAATCTGATACCATCAGTTTTAGTTTTGCTGAAACATAAAGCTATTGAAGTAACTAAA GCATCTTTGGGCTTTGTTAAGGTATTGGTAACCTCTTTGCAATCAGAAAAACTACTGAATTTGCAAGCAGATATCATGAGTGGGATATTACCATATTCATCAGTTACAAAGCACCATTTTAAAGGGAAG GTTGTACTGATATTGGAAATATTGATTAGGAAATGCGGGTTTGATGCTATCAACTTAGTTACACCTGAAATGTACAAGGCCTTTGTTAGAAGTGTTGAGGAG GGTCGCAAAGGAAATTATAATCCAGCTGATGGTGCTGAGTCCGAGGCACCAGATCACACGCAACATGATGTCAAAAG GAGAAAACGTGTTGCTTCTAATGCTGAAACTGGACAAGAAGAAACACCTAGTCGACCACCATCGAAGAGTTGGTCGGCCGGAAAGAAGCAAGCAAAGGATTTTCATTTCAAGAAAGGTGCAGGGAGAGGTAACTCTCATGTTGCTAAAAGCCAACAAAGCAAAGCTTCAGGCGGCAAAGGCGATAGGACTAATTTCAAGTCAAAGTCCAAATGGCAACCAGGGAATAGCCAAAGAAACAGAGGCGATAAATCGCCAGGAAGCAACAAAAGAACAAGAGGCGGTATGTTCAACAAGAGACAAAATCGTGGGAGTCGAGCATCCGGGCACTCCTA CATCGAAAGACCATCttggctaaaaaaaaaaatcagtaagtTGAGGTTCAGCCCCGTAAATACTCCCGGCCCTACCTTTCCCCTCAACTCCCCTTGGCTCGAGAGCCCAGCCCAACCCGAGCGGAGCCGAGCAagcaacgccgccgccgccgccgcgagcgAGGGTTGCCTCGTGGTCTCGGCGACCATGGCGGTGGCTGCCCCCGGGCAGCTCAACCTCGACGAGACCCCATCATGGGGTTCCCGCAGCGTCGACTGCTTCGAGAAGCTCGAGCAGATCGGCGAGGGCACCTACGG GCAAGTGTACATGGCGAAAGAGACGGACACGAACGAGATCGTAGCGCTCAAGAAGATCCGCATGGACAACGAGCGCGAAGGC TTCCCGATCACCGCTATACGCGAGATCAAGATCCTGAAGAAGCTGCACCACCAGAACGTTATCAAGCTCAAGGAGATTGTCACCTCCCCAG GACCGGAGCGAGACGATCAAGGGAAGCCAA TCGAGGGTAACAAGTACAAAGGGAGCATTTACATGGTCTTCGAGTATATGGATCATGACCTGACTGGGCTTGCAGATAGGCCAGGGATGCGGTTTACTGTGCCACAGATTAAG TGTTACATGAGGCAGCTGCTTACAGGTCTTCATTATTGTCACGTCAATCAAGTGCTGCATCGAGATATTAAAG GATCTAACCTCTTGATAGATAATGAGGGTAACTTGAAGCTTGCTGATTTTGGCCTTGCAAGATCATTCTCGAGTGATCACAACGGAAACCTTACTAACCGTGTGATCACTTTGTGGTATAG GCCTCCAGAGTTGCTACTCGGAAGCACAAAGTATGGTCCAGCTGTTGACATGTGGTCAGTGGGCTGTATTTTTGCAGAGCTTCTCAATGGGAAGCCAATATTGCCCGGAAAGAATGAG CCAGAGCAGCTGAATAAAATTTTCGAGCTTTGTGGTACACCTGATGATTTAATCTGGCCTGGTGTCACAAAAATGCCATGGTACAACAATTTCAAGCCTTCCCGACCAATAAAGAGACGGGTTAAAGAGTTCTTTAAGCA TTTTGATCGGCATGCACTGGATCTGTTAGAGAAGATGTTGACTTTAGATCCATCACAG AGGATATCAGCGAAAGATGCTCTTGATGCAGAGTATTTCTGGACTGATCCCTTGCCCTGTGACCCGAAAAG CTTGCCAAAGTATGAGGCATCGCATGAATTCCAGACCAAGAAGAAACGTCAGCAACAGAGGCAAGCAGAGGAAGCTGCGAAACGTCAAAAAATTCAGCATCCTCCACCACATTCTCGTTTGCCTCCAATTCAGCAGCCAGGCCAACCACATTCTCAAATCAGGCCCGGCCAGGGCATGCACAACGCACCGCCCGTGGCAGCTGGCCCGAGCCATCACTATGCAAAACCCCGTGGGCCAGGAGGCCCTAACAGGTATCCACAGGGTGGGAATCAAAGCGGAGGCTACAATCCGAACCGCGGTGGAGGGCAGGGTGGTGGATATGGAAGTGGTCCATATCCTCAGCAAGGAAGAGGACCTCCTCCTTACCCTGGTGGTGGGATGGGTGGAGCAGGTGGTCCACGGGGTGGCGGTGGTAGTGGCTATGGAGCTGGTGGACCAAATTACCCACAAAGTGGCCCATACGGTGCGTCCGGTCCAAGCCGAGGGCCAAACTACCCTCAAGGTGGTTCTCGCAATCAGCAGCAGTATGGGAACTGGCAATAA
- the LOC133910252 gene encoding EP1-like glycoprotein 1 — protein sequence MRFLGVVLALGLLVGGLRAQPFDYPSARPSTSWANTDASLTHHVTYSDGSVARAALLRLNPAGFGPSFAFGFFCTNHRAAPCTDFLLGVAVVYCNSGALMTSVVTGIPQVVWSANRRNPVGEGATVQFTAGGDLVLKAANGKVVWSASTAGRSVAGMSINSDGNLVLFDGSKRQVWQSFDHPTDTLLVGQSLKQGARLAANSSAVNWNESRLYLTVADDSLSAYVSAKPPQRYYQLGFSKTTGAYATYNNGSLTVFARPGSPLTTIQLPTVGAKTVQYMRLEYDGHLRLYEWQPAGWAPVFEVLRLFPDDCAYPTVCGAYGVCTEMQCSCPDATNFRPVDFRRPNRGCVPAAAPIPCGAPRRTHRLVSLQGIAYFNDYATSMKTLQRVSEDACKKACLDDCACMAAQFVYGANARDGFCLLQSEVFSLETSLPEVVHYNSTMHLKVQAKGATF from the coding sequence ATGCGGTTCCTCGGCGTCGTCCTCGCGCTCGGCCTCCTCGTCGGCGGCCTCCGCGCGCAGCCGTTCGACTACCCGTCGGCCAGGCCCTCCACGTCCTGGGCCAACACGGACGCCTCCCTCACGCACCACGTCACCTACAGCGACGGCTCCGTGGCGCGCGCCGCGCTGCTGCGCCTCAACCCGGCTGGCTTCGGCCCCTCCTTCGCCTTCGGCTTCTTCTGCACCAACCACCGCGCCGCGCCGTGCACCGACTTCCTCCTCGGCGTCGCGGTCGTGTACTGCAACAGCGGCGCGCTCATGACGTCCGTCGTAACGGGCATACCGCAAGTGGTCTGGTCGGCCAACCGCCGCAATCCCGTCGGGGAAGGCGCCACCGTGCAGTTCACCGCGGGGGGCGACCTGGTGCTCAAGGCAGCCAACGGCAAGGTCGTATGGTCGGCGAGCACCGCGGGCCGGTCCGTCGCCGGCATGAGCATAAACAGCGATGGCAACCTGGTGCTGTTCGACGGGAGCAAAAGGCAGGTCTGGCAGTCGTTCGACCACCCCACCGACACGCTGCTCGTCGGGCAGTCGTTGAAGCAGGGAGCGCGGCTCGCCGCCAACTCTTCCGCCGTGAACTGGAACGAGAGCCGGCTCTACCTCACCGTCGCCGACGACAGCTTAAGCGCCTACGTCAGCGCCAAGCCCCCGCAACGCTACTACCAGCTTGGCTTCAGCAAGACCACCGGAGCCTACGCGACGTACAACAACGGCAGCCTCACGGTGTTCGCACGGCCCGGTTCGCCGCTGACCACCATCCAGCTGCCCACCGTCGGCGCCAAGACGGTGCAGTACATGCGCCTGGAGTACGACGGCCACCTCCGACTGTACGAGTGGCAGCCAGCGGGGTGGGCGCCGGTGTTCGAGGTGCTGCGCCTCTTCCCAGACGACTGCGCGTACCCGACGGTGTGCGGCGCCTACGGCGTGTGCACGGAAATGCAGTGCAGCTGCCCGGACGCGACCAACTTCCGGCCGGTGGACTTCCGGAGGCCCAACCGCGGATGCgtcccggcggcggcgccgatcCCGTGTGGCGCCCCGCGGCGCACGCACCGGCTGGTGTCGCTGCAGGGCATAGCGTACTTCAACGATTACGCCACCAGCATGAAGACGCTGCAGAGGGTGAGCGAGGACGCGTGCAAGAAGGCGTGCTTGGACGACTGCGCGTGCATGGCGGCGCAGTTCGTCTACGGGGCCAACGCCAGGGACGGGTTCTGCCTCTTGCAGTCGGAGGTGTTCTCGCTGGAGACGTCGCTGCCGGAGGTGGTGCACTACAACTCCACCATGCATCTCAAGGTGCAGGCCAAAGGAGCCACATTTTGA
- the LOC133909633 gene encoding CRM-domain containing factor CFM9, mitochondrial-like, producing MATRILSHQNLRKLASFTLRNISQRQLISHYPLALRSAVVSPSKCFSPLNLFGHSWSVRWGSYGSVNLVLSDDGKPKFEIEEVEPSKKRRYLTKKRLKLQRKREKKKRKEANKNDPRRIRPKGKKIKQKFPTAEARLKYKIEKAKLKEAMLVEKLKKYEVAKAQGPMAKPDDLSGEERFYLKKVSQKKSNYVPVGRRGVFGGVILNMHLHWKKHETVKVICKPCKPGQIQEYANEIARLSGGIPVNIIGDDTVVFYRGKNYVQPDVMSPIDTLSKKKALEKSKYEQSLETVRHFIAVSEKELELYYRHVALYGIPQSQNADLVCGDDRKASLLKMGGLNQGKDQEPHLAIIDFSDHISDVSESDEEDYSGSEYDVNDDVTEETIDISEDTVVSDHDRVFANRE from the exons ATGGCAACCCGTATCCTGTCACATCAAAATCTGAGAAAGTTGGCTTCATTTACTCTCCGCAACATATCTCAGAGGCAACTAATTTCACATTACCCTCTAGCTCTTAG ATCTGCCGTTGTTTCCCCTAGCAAATGCTTCAGCCCACTTAACCTATTTGGGCATTCATGGTCTGTTAGATGGGGTAGCTATGGATCAGTGAATCTAGTTCTATCTGATGATGGCAAACCCAAGTTTGAGATTGAGGAAGTGGAGCCCTCCAAGAAGAGGAGGTATTTGACAAAGAAGCGTTTGAAGCTTCAGAGGAAgcgagaaaagaagaagaggaaggaggccAATAAAAATGATCCACGGCGCATCAGACCCAAGGGAAAGAAGATAAAACAAAAATTTCCCACAGCTGAAGCTCGACTCAAATATAAGATTGAGAAG GCCAAATTAAAGGAAGCTATGTTGGTTGAAAAGCTAAAGAAGTACGAGGTTGCCAAAGCTCAAGGCCCTATGGCTAAACCAGATGATCTTAGTGGTGAGGAAAGATTTTACTTGAAGAAGGTTTCACAGAAAAAGTCAAATTATGTCCCTGTTGGAAGGCGAGGAGTTTTTGGAGGTGTTATCCTGAACATGCATTTGCACTGGAAGAAACATGAGACAGTGAAGGTCATATGTAAACCCTGCAAACCAGGGCAAATCCAGGAATATGCAAATGAAATAGCCAGACTGAGTGGTGGTATCCCTGTTAACATCATTGGAGATGACACTGTAGTCTTCTACCGAGGAAAGAACTATGTTCAGCCAGATGTCATGTCACCTATTGATACACTGTCAAAGAAAAAG GCActtgaaaaatcaaaatatgaaCAATCACTGGAGACAGTTCGGCATTTCATTGCAGTATCTGAAAAGGAACTTGAACTTTATTATCGGCATGTTGCACTTTATGGAATTCCACAATCCCAGAATGCTGATCTGGTTTGTGGTGATGATAGAAAAGCTTCTTTGCTGAAAATGGGGGGATTGAATCAAGGGAAGGACCAAGAACCTCATCTGGCTATTATTGATTTCTCCGATCATATCAGTGATGTTTCTGAATCTGATGAAGAAGATTATTCGGGTAGTGAATATGATGTTAATGATGATGTGACTGAAGAAACAATCGACATCTCGGAAGACACTGTTGTTTCTGATCATGACAGGGTGTTCGCCAACAGGGAGTGA
- the LOC133908330 gene encoding serine/threonine-protein phosphatase 7 long form homolog, with product MTPTLQDVSYLLGLPCAGAAVGVIDMQADWMNDMHQRFGPVERKADAPPYVPEFLADARGPTKKWILQFQPTYIHPQANAYAVSRHLEAYLLWLFGWVMFTSGQGHLVTRTLVPYARSIADAHAEDVPQFSWASAVLAATYRALCDACMKKGALATFAGCPLLLQLWSYENFAIGRPVVDRSPFPEEWYSEMEEDAPTMASLWVGIVTLVHP from the exons atgaccccgaccctgcaggacgtctcctacctcttaggccttccttgcgcgggagctgcggttggggtgatcgatatgcaggctgactggatgaacgacatgcatcagcgatttgggccggtggagcgaaaggcggatgcacccccgtacgtgcctgagttcttagccgatgcacgagggccaacgaagaagtggatcctacagttccag ccgacgtacatccacccacaagccaacgcatacgcggtctcgagacatttggaggcctacctcctttggttgtttgggtgggtgatgttcactagtggccaaggccacctggttacgaggacccttgtgccgtacgcccggtcgatagctgacgcgcatgcagaggatgtaccgcagttcagctgggcatcagctgttcttgctgcgacgtatcgggcgctctgcgacgcatgcatgaagaagggggcgctagccacttttgccgggtgtccacttcttcttcagctatggtcgtacgagaATTTCGCCATAGGTAGACCGGTGGTGGATCGTTCCCCGTTCCCAGAGGAGTGGTACAGCGAGATGGAAGAAGACGCGCCgacaatggcctcgctgtg GGTCgggattgtcacccttgtgcacccgtga